A region from the Cannabis sativa cultivar Pink pepper isolate KNU-18-1 chromosome 9, ASM2916894v1, whole genome shotgun sequence genome encodes:
- the LOC115722492 gene encoding 2-hydroxyisoflavanone dehydratase, whose translation MASTSNKDIVTEILPFIRIYKDGTVERLTESPFVPPSPYDNHHPETGVPVTSKDISISLQPLIGARLFLPLLPNTLNNNKLPILVYFHGGGFCFESAFSADHHQFLNSLVSEAKIIAVSVEYRLAPEHHLPIAYEDCWTALQWVVSLSTNDHHGTSEEPWLTDYGDFERVFLGGDSAGANIVHNIAMRIGKEGLCNGMKAVSGAFLTHPYFWGSSEDEGGDNGEISLAHVIWNFVYPSAPGGVDNPMMNPVAAGSPSLAGIGCSRLLVSVAEKDFLRKRGIGYYEAVKESGWNGEIELVDVKGEDHAFQILHWNTQNSKNLIKRLAHFLQN comes from the coding sequence ATGGCTTCCACCTCCAATAAAGACATAGTCACTGAGATCCTTCCATTCATCCGGATCTACAAAGACGGCACCGTAGAACGCCTCACCGAATCTCCATTCGTCCCACCCTCACCTTATGACAATCACCACCCAGAAACCGGAGTTCCAGTCACTTCCAAGGACATCTCCATCTCTCTCCAACCCCTGATTGGAGCTCGCTTGTTCCTTCCATTACTCCCAAACACCCTCAACAACAACAAACTTCCCATCTTGGTCTACTTTCACGGCGGCGGCTTCTGCTTCGAGTCAGCCTTCTCCGCCGACCACCACCAATTTCTCAACAGCTTAGTCTCTGAAGCCAAAATCATAGCCGTATCCGTAGAGTACCGGTTAGCCCCAGAACATCACCTTCCAATCGCCTACGAAGATTGCTGGACTGCCCTCCAATGGGTGGTTTCTCTTTCAACTAACGATCATCATGGTACCTCTGAGGAGCCATGGTTGACTGATTACGGCGATTTCGAGCGAGTTTTTCTAGGAGGGGACAGTGCGGGAGCTAATATTGTTCATAACATAGCTATGAGAATTGGGAAAGAAGGGTTGTGTAATGGGATGAAAGCTGTGTCAGGAGCTTTTCTTACTCATCCTTACTTTTGGGGTAGTTCTGAAGATGAGGGTGGTGATAATGGTGAGATTAGTTTGGCTCATGTGATTTGGAACTTTGTGTACCCTTCTGCGCCCGGTGGTGTAGATAATCCGATGATGAATCCGGTGGCAGCGGGATCTCCGAGCTTGGCCGGAATCGGGTGTTCGAGGTTGCTTGTTAGTGTGGCTGAGAAAGATTTTCTGAGAAAGAGAGGGATAGGATATTATGAGGCTGTTAAAGAGAGTGGATGGAATGGTGAGATAGAGTTGGTTGATGTAAAGGGTGAAGATCATGCCTTTCAGATTTTGCATTGGAATACTCAAAACTCCAAGAATCTCATCAAACGTTTGGCTCACTttctacaaaattaa